A single genomic interval of Hafnia alvei harbors:
- the bacA gene encoding undecaprenyl-diphosphate phosphatase, whose translation MDLHLLINAFILGVVEGVTEFLPVSSTGHMIIVGHWLGFEGDKAKTFEVIIQLGSILAVVVMFWRRLFGLIGIHFGQPPVHEGKTQGHLTLGHILLAMIPAVVLGLVFHDAIKTLFAPRTVVYALVVGGFLLLAAEWLKPKQPRAVGLDDITYRQAFMIGCFQCLALWPGFSRSGATISGGMLMGVSRFAASEFSFILAVPMMMGATALELYKSLPFLSMADLPMFAVGFVTAFIVALIAIKTFLSVIKRISFVPFAIYRFIVAAVVYMVFL comes from the coding sequence ATGGATCTGCATTTGCTGATCAATGCGTTTATTCTTGGGGTTGTTGAAGGTGTTACAGAGTTTCTGCCGGTATCGTCAACGGGGCATATGATTATCGTCGGACACTGGCTTGGATTTGAAGGTGATAAGGCAAAGACCTTTGAAGTTATTATCCAACTAGGCTCGATTTTGGCGGTTGTCGTGATGTTCTGGCGTCGTCTGTTTGGCCTGATTGGCATTCATTTTGGTCAGCCTCCGGTGCATGAGGGCAAAACCCAAGGACATCTGACATTAGGCCATATCCTGCTTGCGATGATCCCTGCGGTAGTCTTGGGGCTGGTGTTCCACGATGCGATAAAAACCCTGTTTGCGCCACGAACCGTAGTGTATGCGTTGGTCGTCGGTGGTTTCCTACTGCTGGCAGCGGAATGGCTTAAGCCAAAGCAACCTCGCGCGGTTGGGCTAGACGATATTACCTATCGTCAGGCATTTATGATTGGCTGTTTTCAGTGTTTGGCTCTTTGGCCGGGATTCTCTCGCTCTGGTGCGACCATTTCAGGCGGGATGTTGATGGGCGTGAGCCGCTTTGCAGCGTCTGAGTTCTCATTCATTTTGGCGGTGCCAATGATGATGGGTGCCACCGCGTTAGAGCTGTATAAGAGCTTGCCGTTCCTGTCTATGGCTGACTTACCGATGTTTGCGGTTGGTTTTGTTACGGCGTTTATTGTGGCATTAATTGCGATTAAAACGTTCTTGAGCGTGATTAAACGGATCTCTTTTGTTCCCTTCGCGATTTACCGCTTTATCGTTGCCGCAGTGGTTTACATGGTATTCCTGTAA
- a CDS encoding multifunctional CCA addition/repair protein, protein MKIFLVGGAVRDKRLNLPVYDRDWVIEGATPEELTAQGFQQVGKDFPVFLHPKSREEYALARTERKSGHGYTGFVTYFAPDVTLEQDLLRRDLTINAMAESADGTLIDPYGGLNDLNHKVLRHVSDAFHEDPLRVLRVARFAARFAHLGFHVAPETMALMTQMTADNELQNLTPERVWRETEKALITQSPQVYFQVLRDCGALAVLFPEIDNLFGVPAPEKWHPEIDTGIHTLMALAIAAELTDEIDVRFATLTHDLGKGLTPPEYWPHHHGHGPAGVKLVEALCQRLRVPNAIRELAKIVAEYHDLIHTVEKLRPVTLLKLFDSIDVWRKPQRLEQMIMSSEADARGRTGFENNPYPQGDYLRAACKVAESVSVREVVDAGFKGPQIREELQQRRLNALKEWKQEVSPPEENRD, encoded by the coding sequence TTGAAGATTTTTTTGGTCGGCGGAGCCGTACGCGATAAGCGACTGAATTTACCCGTTTATGACCGCGATTGGGTCATCGAAGGTGCAACACCTGAAGAGTTAACGGCACAAGGTTTTCAGCAGGTTGGTAAAGATTTCCCCGTTTTTCTGCATCCTAAATCCCGAGAAGAATATGCGTTAGCACGCACCGAGCGAAAATCAGGCCACGGCTATACCGGTTTTGTCACCTATTTCGCCCCCGACGTAACCCTAGAACAAGACCTGTTACGCCGCGATCTCACCATCAATGCGATGGCTGAGAGCGCTGATGGAACGCTTATCGATCCCTACGGTGGCCTAAACGATCTTAACCACAAGGTTCTACGCCACGTATCAGATGCGTTTCACGAAGATCCGCTACGTGTATTGCGCGTTGCGCGCTTTGCGGCTCGTTTTGCTCATTTGGGCTTTCACGTCGCACCAGAAACAATGGCTTTGATGACGCAGATGACGGCGGATAATGAGCTACAAAATCTGACGCCTGAGCGAGTTTGGCGCGAAACAGAAAAAGCATTGATCACGCAGAGCCCACAGGTTTATTTCCAAGTGCTGCGTGACTGTGGTGCGTTAGCCGTATTGTTCCCAGAAATTGATAATCTGTTTGGCGTGCCGGCACCGGAAAAATGGCATCCAGAAATTGATACGGGTATTCACACGCTGATGGCATTAGCTATCGCCGCCGAACTCACCGACGAGATTGACGTGCGGTTTGCTACGCTAACGCATGATTTAGGCAAGGGGTTAACGCCGCCAGAGTATTGGCCACATCACCACGGTCACGGCCCTGCGGGTGTGAAATTGGTTGAAGCACTTTGCCAACGTTTACGCGTACCCAACGCCATTCGTGAACTGGCAAAAATCGTCGCTGAATATCACGATTTGATTCATACCGTGGAGAAGTTGCGACCGGTCACGCTGCTTAAATTATTTGATTCTATTGACGTTTGGCGCAAGCCACAGCGTTTGGAACAAATGATTATGTCCAGTGAAGCCGATGCCCGTGGGCGTACTGGATTTGAAAACAATCCCTACCCTCAAGGCGATTACCTGCGTGCGGCCTGCAAAGTGGCGGAAAGCGTATCTGTTCGAGAAGTTGTCGATGCCGGTTTCAAAGGACCGCAAATTCGTGAGGAACTGCAACAGCGCCGCTTAAACGCGCTCAAAGAGTGGAAGCAAGAAGTCTCGCCACCGGAAGAAAACCGCGATTAA
- the folB gene encoding bifunctional dihydroneopterin aldolase/7,8-dihydroneopterin epimerase gives MDIVFIEELTVITTIGVYDWEQTIRQKLVFDVELAWDNRKAALSDDVADCLSYADVSEAIIKHVEPNQFALVERVAEEVAMMLMDKFNSPWVRIKVSKPGAVAHAKSVGVQIERGKRV, from the coding sequence ATGGACATCGTATTTATTGAAGAATTAACCGTCATCACCACAATCGGTGTTTATGACTGGGAACAAACCATTCGTCAGAAGCTTGTATTCGACGTTGAGCTGGCGTGGGATAACCGCAAAGCAGCGTTGAGCGATGACGTGGCAGACTGCCTTAGCTATGCTGACGTGAGTGAGGCGATCATCAAGCATGTTGAACCCAACCAGTTTGCGCTGGTTGAGCGCGTGGCTGAAGAAGTGGCGATGATGCTGATGGATAAATTTAATAGTCCGTGGGTTCGCATCAAAGTCAGCAAACCGGGCGCCGTGGCGCATGCGAAAAGTGTCGGCGTGCAGATTGAGCGTGGAAAGCGCGTTTAA